Sequence from the Argentina anserina chromosome 7, drPotAnse1.1, whole genome shotgun sequence genome:
AAGGCAAAGCAAGATAAGTGTCAAGGTGATCCCCGGCTTCCAAAGTTTCATCCTCACAAAAATCCAACCCAAAGTGTGCTAGTGCCGACTCAAATGCATCATTTGTTGAAGTTTCATGAAAAGTGTGCTccaccaagtcatcaatcttgTCTTCCACTTCAATAGAGTAAACTTTTTGCAACCTCATGGGCTTCTTTAATTCATCAAAGATCTTGAACCCAATTGTGGTGTCATACACGGTCATGGTGAGCAAACccaatttcacatcaatctttgTCCCCGCTGTGGCCATAAAAGCTCTACCAAAGATAATAGGGAGATCATCTTGGTAAACATCCTCCATGTCAAGAATAACGAAATCGGCCGGTATGACCAACTCGTCAACTTGCACTAACACATCTTCCACAACTCCTCTTGGATACCTCACACTTCTATCGGCTAGTTGGAGAGAAATTTGTATAGGCTTGATGTCGCTCAACCCAAGATCTTTGTAGACACCATATGTCATCAAATTTATGCTAACCCCCAAATCCATGAGTGCCTTCTCAAATGGTCTCTCACCAATCTTGCAAGGAATAGTAAAAGAACCCGGATCTTTGAGCTTGGGCGGTAACCTCCTTTGAAGCACGGCACTAATTCTCTCATTCAAACACACATTGTCATCATTCTTCAATGTACTCTTATACCGCTTGTGAGCAATGTTTTTAAAAACTCGCCTCAAGGCTCGCCTGAGGCTTAAAAAGCTCAACACTTAGTCGAAAACGCCTCGCCTTTCTAAAAAAGGTGTACAGGCGCAAAAAGCGTTCCACTAAGGCACAAAAAACGCAAAAAACGCGCACCAATGCGCAAAAAACAGGAGAGGAGCCGCATCACAGAACCCAAAGAGATCAAAACTTCATCAATTCAATAAACTAAGAACACAAACACGTAGATCACGAAGTGGAGATGAGAATCTTTACCATGAACAACCCAATCGGTGGTCAGAGACGTCGGAAAACGCTGCAAATTCGCCGGAAGAAAATCCAGAATAGTCGGTGCTTCCCCTCTTCGATTCTCCCTTCTCCGGCGGCGGTAGGTCGAGGCATGACATGGGGAGGACGACAGAGAGGACGAGGTCACAACGGACTGGTGCGCTGGCCGGAGACGGCCTGACGGCGGCGGAATCATGTCGGGAAGTCGCGCGGTCGTTGGGTTGCAGAGGAATAAGGTCGGGACTCGGGAGCTCAATCTGTTTTTGGGATAAAATGAAgcttcttgtttttctttccaatATTAATCATAGCCAATTTACTGATCCAATGGCTAGGATTTAATTGATCAATTTCTACGGCTAAGATCGCACCGTAACTAATTCCCATTTTCCAAATACATTCCTTATATTTCCAAACTTTATTATATTAACTCTGGAACCTAGAAAATTCTCTGAAATTTTCTACGTTCTCGTCGTAACGTATACTTTAATATCATGCTCTTCGATCAACAGATTCACTTAAtcgaaactcacaaataatatTTTCGAGCATTTACTGAATTAATCACCGAGATTATAAAATAATCACCATACGATCTCAACTTAGCTCGTCAATAATTTCGGGGCTTACAGTAGATCAAGTTATGCTGGTAAACTTTTTGAATTGTATGGTTCTAGACTTTTGCTACTTTACTTAATATATGTATGCATGACAATTGTTGTGTTTTATAAGCTATTCTTCAAGTAATATGTATAAGAATAATAGTTACACTTAAAtaagtttatttattatttttatgttgcaaGGCTTACGCATTTTACGCTTTACGCCTTAAGACTCTATACTCTCGGAAAAACGCCTTGAGGTACGCCTTAGCGTTTTAAAACACTGCTTGTGAGTGCACAAGTCCTTGAGAAATTTAGCATAAGTAGGAATGGTCTTGATTGCATCAAGAAGAGGAATATTGACCTCTACCTTCTTGAACACATCAAAACACTCCATggacttcttctctttcttactTAAAGCCTTCTCTTGGTATACCGCTTGTGGAAAGGGAAGTGGCGCTTCTTCTTGCATTTCTTCCACACTAGACTTAGATCCACTTGCTCCCATATTGTCATTCTTGGTGTTAGGCTTGCCTTGGCTCTTCAAATACTCCTCACTATACCCCAAGATCACTCCATCATGTCCCAAAGTATCCTCCATgcctttgttcttcttttgaaaTCCGGGAGGCACTCTTGACACTTTAGGATTCAACAAAGGTTCCGTTGGTGCATCCACCTCCTTATCATCATCATTAGGAGCAACCTTATTGTCATATACCTTCCCccttctcaaagttcttatgGCCTTGGCTTGGTTGATTCGTGGATTCTTCTCGGTCATGGAAGGCAATTCTCCTTGCTTCCTTTCTCTCATCTCATTAGCCAATTGCCCCATTTGCGCTTCAAGCTTATGCAATCCTTGAGTAGTGGAGGCCACATCATTTCGAACACTTTGAATAAGCTCATTTTGATTTGCCAAAACCTTGGCAAGCATCTCTTCAAGGCTTGATTTAGGAGCATCCACTTGAGGAGGATGTGGCACTTGAGTATTAGGAGCTTGAAAAGGAGGTCTTGCTTGATAAGGTGGCTTAGGATAAGTATTGCCACCATAACCTCCATTAGTCGCACCTTTGTTTCCTTGAAAGCTTTGGCTCCCACTAGCACCTCCATAGTTGCCACTCCCTTGATTGTTGCAATTCATACCTTGGTTCCCACCCCATGAGAAATTAGGGTGGTTTCTCCATCCGGGATTGTAAGTGTTGGAATAAGGGTCATTCTTCAGTCTTGAATATGCCATTTGCTTACATTCTTCAATGATCTCGGGAAAAAAATCTCCATGAGGGCAAGATAGAGTGTCATGATTCACTCCTTCACAAATTAAACACACTTGTGGCCCTTGAACCTCATTAACCTTCTCACGGCCTCCTTGCTTTTCTTGCTTCAAAAGCATATCAAACTTCTTATTAAGACTTTCTTCTAACCTCTTAAACTCTTGATGCACATCCAAGCTTGATGCCTTGACTTCATATATGCCACCGGTTTTCGGTTGAGTTGCTTCCCTTAGAGATAAATGTGAAGAAGAAGGCTTGCGAACTTGCGGGTTATTATCCCACAATTGAGACCGCTCCGCAAGCTTCTCTAATACTCGATGGGCTTCATCCGCCACTAAGTCCATGAAATCACCATTGCTTGCATTATCAACCTTCTTTCGAGTCTCCGATGTCAAGCTTTGATAAAATAGGCTCATAAGCATATCTTGAGATTGGCCATGATTAGGGCAACCAAGCTCAAGATCCTTGAATCTCTCCCACGTCTCATGAAAGAGCTCATCTTGCTCCTCCTTAAAGGTCATCAACTCGGTTCTTCTTGCATTAGCCTTTTGAGGAGGGAAGTACTTCATAATAAACTTCTTTTGCATATCTTCCCATGAACCAATACTATTGGATGGGAGCTTGTTCAACCACATCTTCGCCTTTTCTTTCAAGGAGCAAGGAAACAACCGGAGCTTGAGCGCTTCTTCCGTCATGCCATTGAGTTTGATATTTGCGCATGCATCCTCAAACTCACTTAAGTGGTGATAAGGATCATTGTTCGGTAACCCATAGAATGTTGGCAAGGTTTGAAGAAAACTAGGCTTGATCTCAAAAGATGATGCACATGGAGGAAGAACTATGCATCTTGAGTGTGTAGAAATTGTAGGCAAGGCACAATCTCGGATAGGTCTTTGCTCTCTCAACTCATCCCTTGGTTCACCATCCGCCATGACTATCTTGTATATTCTTGGACCAAGATTAGGATTCAATTTCCGTGCCTCTTTGTCAAGATTGAACAACCTCTCAAAGGTGGCTAGGTCATTAACCACTAGTTCCGGACTTTCCACATTCTCACTTGAATCACTTGAATCTTCCCCAAACAAACTAGTAGATGCAGAAGCCTTGAACTTTTGTCAAATCCCAATGGGAGTCTCTTGATCGGTGGGCTCTAGAATCGTTTGTAAACCTTTTTCACTCTTAGGAGATAAGGACATGAACACCTAAGGAACAAATTAAAGATCAAGTAAGTAAATAGCAATCAAACAACATGCAAAATAtatacaagaaattaaaattgcaacaataattatttagattttttttttaaagaatttaCCATGGTACTTGTAAAAAATTTctagaaaattagaaaccaatcaaaacttgtagtgagaaaaacaaaaaggataaGGATTTTCCAAGTTGGCGTAATTCCAACTCAAGTGTAACGAAATTGGCGTAATTCCAATCCAAGTTTGGCGTAGGTCCAAACAAAGTGCGTTTTGGCGTAGTTCCAAAATAGTTTGGCGTAGTTCCAAACAATGCACTAATTAGCTTAACATTCTTCTTTTCGGTAACTCTTTTCGAATTATGACCAGGTAAGCGTAGGCGCGGCTTTGGTAGGTGAGACCACTTAGTACACGGCACAACGTCCGGGATAAAATCCCTATCCACTTACCTAGACATCATAATCCTACTAAGGTGCGCCTATTTGGAAGAGCGATAAACAAATacgttacaaaaaaaaaatccaaatccgATTCACTTAGTAAAATAGAAGAGGAATTCCATCATTGGGTGTTGTTTACCACTCAACTTTTCGATGAAGAGTGATTAAACTCGACGGTACAAGGATAAAGCCCCTAATCCAATTTACTTTGAAATTTACAAGTTCCAATCAACCTCTAATTCTAAAGAAAGTGAGTACcttatatttaaatttacaaattttaaCCAACTAGAATGTGAGCTTGCACAAgtaataagtaaataataattaggcAAGATTACTTTTCCATTTTAAACATGCatgcaatttattttcttcttaccACAACTACCATTCCACTTATCAAAAGTACTTGTGCCAACTTCAAAAGTAAGGTAGatatttacaaaaattaaacataaaaaaaaagtaaactagaaaaaaaaatgggttctctagtcccttagaaacctaataggaattaagttttacctcaaTCCCCGGTAACGGCGCCAAAAACTTGTTGGTTGAATCACTTAAGTATtattatgtgtatttatgggtgaaactacctactcccaagtataggaggtcaagttttagtaagggaaagtgtagagtatcgtacccaagggattgggggaaactcaactctaactagattttcgcaagaaaaactagaaaaacatgcattctaactttttacaagttcacaaccttagccttttggaagctaagaatcatggagatggtattaacaagtggtagtgaatcgacttggttgattttagaattaagctaagtaaactaattcttgcactaaaacaacaaagaaaggtaaatgtagagatagaatcaaaagaggagtagagacttaggcattgcacctagccttactcatgcacaaatgtaactcaagattaatgcataacatgtttgacaaacttccccctagtgctttggtgaagctaccaagaaaccaactaatcatgcaatttaacaaagtcttttggagccaaattaaatcacaaaaccttagtcccaattatattaccttataatacaagtgggctatgtaccacaagcataacacccccttagagtaattacactcatggcacaagcattaagttcatggtaagaaattcaagcaacttaatatttcccataagaaacactaagccatcacctaaaggctacccatgctcacggattcaagaagttgtcaagttcaagttctgattcattaattatctaaacatgtttctaggtgacaaaactagtaacacatttagtaaacattttaagtgtagaagcccatagattcaacatgcatcaacatcaattaaaagtaaaatgaattcattagcacatgagtttggctagggctagcctagcctcaaatccaactactcacaacccattaaatacaacaacccttgaaaattaaatacatcaaaagagaagtagagtaaagagagaagagattaccaagggtttggtataaatgataccaaaccgtacctctaaaggtttactacccacaaagatgtaataagaaagaaaatgattctaagtatggtattaatgggttctaacaaaagaagaactccatgaacaccatactttatccacacaatctagaaacaaagaacaagggttgagaaagagtatgagtagaggataagagagtgaagtgacccaaatctatgaaacaagtttgtgattgatcaagagtgtaaatgatctttagtttttggtgaaaactcaagacactttacacttttttttgcacaacttgatatctatgacttatgcttaagaaaactatgttaaaactatggaaaatatgaagttttgatggagttttagtgtggtgaaggagaatgcacgaatttgtgaagaatgagggtatttaaaggccttaaggtcacaaatgaatggtggagatgtaaggGGATGAATGGTTAGATATGGTAGACAAATGtagaagcacaaattgtggatcttgttctttaAATGGTCccattcatttgtcttcttctattgtaaatttaaatccacaattcatgaagcacaaattgaggatcttgttcttgaaattgtctccttcatttgtcttcttctattttgaatttaaattgtaaattaaaatttacaattcataattcaccaatatgcttcattgacttattgactttaaTCATCACCATTTCCGGCAACCACCTTCTCATCGCCGGAGTTTAACCGGCATTTTCCGGCGttgacttttcttttcttatgaaatctccacatttgctctttttggcttgaaactttcacccgaatccataatgtgcgctaaatccactcttcttgacgtgtttccgatcatttgcacattttcctagcatgagtaggaaacgtaaaaagaaataaataaatatacaaaaatataaagcaaaagaataagaataaggcaaacattactaggttaatattaacctaacaattaatgtgcgctaaatccactcttcttgacgtgtttccgatcatttgcacattttcctagcatgagtaggaaacgtaaaaagaaataaataaatatacaaaaatataaagcaaaagaataagaataaggcaaacattactaggttaatattaacctaacaaTTAGGCATGCAGCCACGCACACCATGATTCATGCATTTGGGTTAAACTAAAGAGATGGACCAGTAGCATTTAAAATTTGCTGATCAAGTTTCTTACTATAAATTATAGAACAAAatggaaaaataataataataatgttacATTGTAATAATTTTCCATGTCAGATTCTACAGCATATTCTCTTTAATCTCTTCTCTGCTGCTGCTTTGCTTAGATCTGAAATAATACACACCCTTTTACCAGTCTACCTCAACTCTCAAGTTACCCATCTCAAAAAAGAAGAGGGAAGCTTCATTCTCCTTCAAACAACACGTGTCCATCAATCACTGGCTCGCTTCGTTCACTCAGTTCAATTGGGTTACTGCATGATCCTCCTCCATATATAACACAACTAGTTCTGGGCACAGGGCACTGCAAAAAGATCTCTGCTTCACACTCCTCCTCTCTTTCGGCATTGACCCCATTACAAGGTGATCCCTAAATCCTTAATATCTCGAATCTCGTCCACTCTGAATcataaagtttcaatcttttctGTGTTTATCTTGTTGTGTTTGACATAAAGTTGGGTTCTTTGGTTTCAATACTTGATGGGTTTAAGTGTAATGCAGTGTCAAAACATTGTAATCTTAAGAGTGAAAACTtattgggtttgggtttgtaatGCTTAAATTATTGGTTTTCATCATCTGGGTGATTGCTCATTTCATGTTTGCTGatattaggggtgggcataaaaaacggaaattccGATCCCGtctcgatcccgtcccgaaattcatagggacgggacggaggtatAAAAATggtcgtcccgtcccgatcccgtcccgcttcataatagtgggacgggacgtgagacgaataatttttattttctatccCACTTCGtacccgtcccacctttaatgaaaacttaaaaattcttatatatttgtatcaaaatgaaactaatttatgttcttaataactccaaaattatattaattcaaataataatggtaaattataatattttgaacataatatgcattttttttgttaaaatttcattattgaatgttattttgttatgaaaaaaaataaaaatataggtttttatttaatttaataggaatgtgggatttgtcccgtcacgtcccgatctcgtcccgtccaaaccgggattaatcccgagtgagatgcatccttaaaaaccctcgtctcgtcccgattcaaaagagtgggacgggacgtgggatgagccccgtcccgtcccatcccgtcccgtgcccacccctagctGATATTGATGATTGCCTATTTTAGTATTCTAGAGTGGAATTCTAGCTTTGAATCCAAAGGGTCCATTTTGGACAAGCTTGCAAGTACTGATGCTAAAGTCTTTGATGCAAAGATCTGAACTTTAAGATGTGCCATCGTGttaattgtgaatttggtGTGCAGGAAAAGTAGCAAAGTGTAAATGGCTGGTCTGAAGCATGGAGTGATTGCCTTGTTTGATGTTGATGGGACTCTCACTGCCCCCAGGAAGGTATAGTATCTCTGGCTCCTTGTTTCCTTCGGatctctattgtatttcaataGGATCTTACACAACAATTTACTAATCAATATGTACAAGATCGAAAAAAACATGCAATTGATTATTTATCTAATCCAATACATTTCATGGGAATGCTAGGATGTTACTCCGGAAATGTTAGGATTCATGCGTCAACTCAGGAAGGTACATAACTTATGCGTCTGGCAATTTACAACATATTCAGGGCTCTTTTTCTGTAAGGGATTGGGTGGTGAGTGTTTAAGTGGATGATCATGTCCTTGTTCGATTTTCAGGTTGTTGCAGTGGGAATTGTGGGAGGATCCGACCTTGTTAAGAACTTAAGATAACAGAGCAGCTTGGAAAGGCGAGTATATAATTCTTCATTTTTAATGTAACCAACAACTCCAGATGAAGTATGCTATAATCATGTGTAATGGAGCACTGATTTCAAACTTTATTAGGAGCcaacaataaatataaaatcctTGCTGATTTTTAAAATtctgatattattttttaCTGGATCTCGACTGTCTAAAAGTCTCAATGGTTCCTGCATTCTGTCCCAAACCTAAAGATCCATGCAAAAATTATATCTTTGTTTGTTCCATCTAGAATTGGCTTAACAATTGTTGCTATGAGTCGGTGGTCTTTTCTATTTCTTGTTACTTTTAAACATCTTATGATATTAGATCTGAGGGATATTCGGACTATATAAGTATTTGTCTTTTCAGTCGCTTCAAAGATCAGTTTACTCTCTATTAACTCTACTTTCATCTTTGCAGTTCTTGATGACCACgattatgtattttctgagAATGGTCTTCTGGCTCACAAAAATGGGAAGCTCATTGGCAAACAGGTATTTCAAAACTTGCTTGTGATAATAGAGATGAGTTGTTATATTCAAAGGCATCTGCTGTTTTAGTGATATTTAGATCGTTATTCATAAGCATCATAGTGCCAAAAAGATGGTTTGATTGTAAGTCATGATCCTTTGCTAGATAAATGTACGACTGAGAccggaaggaaaaaaaatctactGATCTTATACCCTATATATGAGCAAAGTATGTAATGTTGACACAATTACCCTTTTTTTCTGAAAGAACGACAAGAAGAATGTGGACATGCCTCAAGCAAAGATAAATATATTGATGTGCCAGTCTTATTATATGAATCCTCCTAGTTTATTTTATGAGGAGATATCGTGGCCAATTGAAGGTCAGGTAGTCTATTAGATTGAGGTAATCATATGCTGTAGCCTGTAGCCAGTAGTTTCTTTATGGCCCATCAATTGTTTTACTTTTCCAGATTCcgctttaattttgtttttatttgtcTGAGATTCTTCATTTTCCCATACTGTAAAGCTTTTAACAAGATTTAGATGCTCACTATTGACTATTGGTCTATGATAGGATCCACAACAGTGCTTTATTCTTTTTCCATGTCCTGCATGTGTTGATAAATACCAGATTGATCCGTTTTGCGTTTTTCAATTGTAGAGCTTGAAGACACATCTTGGAGATGATAAGCTGAAGGTATATCCTCCATTGGTTGTATTGGACTATTGGCTTTTGGCCTTCTGTACTTACATGAGACCTAACGAAACCTGGGCCTTTGTTTTGAAATAGATTTGTTTACCCTTGTGCAGGAATTCATCAATTTTGCACTTCACTATATTGCTGATTTGGACATACCGATAAAGAGGTTAGTGGAGTAGGGAACCTTTGCTGATGTTTAACCTTTGTAGTGGTGAAACTTATACTCTCATTCTTAACTGAAACTGTAGGGGTACATTTATTGAGTTCCGAAGTGGGATGATCAATGTATCACCAATTGGGCGAAACTGTAGCCAAGAGGAAAGAGATGAATTTGAAAGATATGACAAGGTTAAATACTAATGTAACCAAATTATTAATCTGTTAGTTTGTTTAATCCGTTATGAATCATCACATATATTAATCACCATATGGATTTACAGATTCATAATATACGCCCAAAAATGGTTTCTATCCTTCGTGAGAAGTTTGCCCACTTTAACCTGACATTTTCCATTGGAGGACAGATAAGCTTTGATGTAAGTGACAGTTGATATTCTTAATATGTCATATGCTTCGATGAATCTTGGGATAAGTGTTAAGCTAATTGCTTGTTCATTTTTCCTCAGCAAGAGCCTTATAATGGCTTTGTAAAGAGTAACAGGTGGTATGGGTTTTTGTTGTAACTGAATTTGTATGGTTAACAATGATTCCTACAGGTTTTTCCTCAAGGTTGGGACAAGACATACTGCTTGAGATACCTAGAAGAATTTCAAGAAATCCATTTCTTTGGTGATAAAACTTACAAGGTCAGTCCTTACTTCTTATAATCTTACCCTCCACCACAGTTGCAGTTTCCATTTTGACAGCATGTTGGCTCCTCatgttttatttacatattaaCCTTCATTTGTTTGGGCGCTAAGACTTGAGATTTAAATTTCTTCAGGGAGGAAATGACCACGAAATTTATGAATCCGAACGAACCGTGGGTCATACAGGTAAAGTCTACATCTCAAGTTCCGGCTACTTACAGCCGTCTCCTCATTGATTATACTATAATAGTAATGCTCTACCCTTTTGCAGTTACCAGACCTGAAGATACAGTCGAGCAGTGTGAAGCTCTCTTCTTCAGTTCCTGAAACCAATCTCAAATGAATCCCAGTTTTTTAACAATAAGCAAAATTTGTATGCCATATGTAACTCTATATATTACGAGACAATGTTGAGCAGAAGTTGGAAATTTGTAGTATTTAGACACAAGATGTTATGTCTGCACTGTATCTTGTACCATTTGTTTCTATATGTCAATCTAAAAAGCAATTTCCTTCCTCTTCTCTGCATCGACATTG
This genomic interval carries:
- the LOC126803615 gene encoding uncharacterized protein LOC126803615, yielding MQKKFIMKYFPPQKANARRTELMTFKEEQDELFHETWERFKDLELGCPNHGQSQDMLMSLFYQSLTSETRKKVDNASNGDFMDLVADEAHRVLEKLAERSQLWDNNPQVRKPSSSHLSLREATQPKTGGIYEVKASSLDVHQEFKRLEESLNKKFDMLLKQEKQGGREKVNEVQGPQVCLICEGVNHDTLSCPHGDFFPEIIEECKQMAYSRLKNDPYSNTYNPGWRNHPNFSWGGNQGMNCNNQGSGNYGGASGSQSFQGNKGATNGGYGGNTYPKPPYQARPPFQAPNTQVPHPPQVDAPKSSLEEMLAKVLANQNELIQSVRNDVASTTQGLHKLEAQMGQLANEMRERKQGELPSMTEKNPRINQAKAIRTLRRGKVYDNKVAPNDDDKEVDAPTEPLLNPKVSRVPPGFQKKNKGMEDTLGHDGVILGYSEEYLKSQGKPNTKNDNMGASGSKSSVEEMQEEAPLPFPQAVYQEKALSKKEKKSMECFDVFKKVEVNIPLLDAIKTIPTYAKFLKDLCTHKQCFKTLRRTSRRFSESIES
- the LOC126801938 gene encoding LOW QUALITY PROTEIN: phosphomannomutase (The sequence of the model RefSeq protein was modified relative to this genomic sequence to represent the inferred CDS: deleted 2 bases in 1 codon; substituted 1 base at 1 genomic stop codon); this encodes MAGLKHGVIALFDVDGTLTAPRKDVTPEMLGFMRQLRKVVAVGIVGGSDLXELKITEQLGKAILDDHDYVFSENGLLAHKNGKLIGKQSLKTHLGDDKLKEFINFALHYIADLDIPIKRGTFIEFRSGMINVSPIGRNCSQEERDEFERYDKIHNIRPKMVSILREKFAHFNLTFSIGGQISFDVFPQGWDKTYCLRYLEEFQEIHFFGDKTYKGGNDHEIYESERTVGHTVTRPEDTVEQCEALFFSS